The following is a genomic window from Hymenobacter sp. APR13.
TCGCCGGCGGCGGCGTACACGGCGCCCAGCGTCACGCCGTAGGGCTCCTCGGGGTGCGCCTTCTGGGCTCGTTTCACCAGCTTCTCGGCGTCTTTGTAGCGCTTGAGCTGCTGCAGGGTTTCCAGGTAGTCGGGCAGCACGTTGGAAGCCGTTTGGGCATCGGTGGGCAGCCTGGCGTACAGAAACGCCGCCTTTTCGTGCTCGCCCTTGCGGGTGTACTCTTTGGCCAGCGAGATATTGCCACTCTCCTGCTGGGCCACCGCCGGCGCCGAGAGCAGCATCAGAAACAAAGCAAAACGGAAACGACGCATACAAACAGGGCTATTCAGCAGCAACGGCTGCCGGGTCGGATTCATTTCAAGGTACGCAGGAAAATAGTGGATTAGCTGGGCAATGCGTCAAGCCGTTTGTCATGCTGAGCTTGTCGAAGCATCTCTACCTCTGGCTAAATCCCTGCACTGCAACGAAGCGGTAAAGATGCTTCGACAAGCTCAGCATGACGTTCTATGTTTACACGATTGCAGCCCGTAAATTCATAAAAAAAGCCGCTCCCGAAGAAGCGGCTTTCCTGTGGCGGAGCGGCAAGGCTTAGAAGAACTTGTTGCGCTCGTCTTTGATGTTGGCGTTGGCTTTCACGGCTTCGTAGATGAGGCCGTCGGCGCGGCCCTGGCGCTGGGCCTGCAGCTGCTTCTTGATGGCGGCCACATCGGCGGCGGCGGCGGCGGGCTTCTGCACGCTCACCGGCTCCACAATCAGCACGCCCTGCTCACCCTGGATGGGGGCCGACTTCTGCCCGGCTTTCAGGCCGAACACCTTGCCCACGGCCAGCGGCTCGGCGCCCAGCCCCGGTATGGTGCCGGTGCCCAGCACTACGTTGTCGGCCGTTTTCACCTGGGCCTGTGCGCCGTAGGTGGCAGCAATCTGCTCGAGCGTGCCGGTCTTGCCCTGCAGCTTGGCCATGATTTGCTTGGCTTTCTCCTCGTTGCGCACGGCGGCCTGCAGCTCGGGCTTCAGGCTGGCCACGTCGGCGGTGCCTTTGCTCCGCTCGCCGGTCAGGACGGCAATAACGTACTGGTCGCCCATGTCGAACACCTCCGATACGTCGCCGATGGCGGTTTCCTTACCGGCCGTGCCGTAGGCCCAGCGCACAATCTCGCGGGCGTTCTGCAGGTTGTTTACGGCCCGCTCGCCGCGGCCGAGGCCTTTGGCTTCCTGCTTCTGCAGGGTTTTGTCTTTGGCTACCGCCTTGCGGAACGACTCCAGGTCGGTCATCTCGCCTTTCAGGGCCTGGGCCTTGGCGTAGGCGGCTTCGTTGGTAGCTTCCGAAGGCGTGATGCGCTTCTGCACCGCGGCCACCTGGTAGGTCTGGCTGGTTTTGGGCGCCGTGATTTTTACGATGTGGTAGCCGAACGACGTTTTCACGAGGCTGGGCAGCAAGCCGGCCGAGGTAGCGCCGAACACGGCTTTCTCGAACTCCGGTACCATGCGGCCCTGCTGGAACCAGCCCAGGTCGCCGCCGGTGGCGGTGGTGCCGTCGGTGCCGAACTGGCGGGCCAGAGCCGCGAAGTCAGCGCCACCTTTGATTTTGTTGAGGATGTCGGTGGCTTTCACTTTGGCTGCCGCATCGGCCTCCGGCGTGGTGCCTTCGGGCTTGATGAGGATGTGGCTGGCGCGGGCGGCGGCCTGCGCGCCGGCTTTGGCTCCCGTCACTTTGAAAAGGCTGGTGGTGCCGTTCTCCGAGAACGGACCGTACACCTTGCCCACCGTGAGGGGCAGCTGCTGACGCAGCTTCTCGGGCATATCAGCCGGCGACACGTAGGCGGCGCTGTACGGCTGGTCGGAGTTGAGCTTCACGAACAGCGAGTCATTCGGAGCCGAGGCAAACTGCGTAGCCAGCTGATCAACGGCCTGGCGGGCGGCGGTGCTGTCTTCTACGGAAGCCGTCACCGGAACGCTCACGTACTCGATGGTGCGGCCGTCTTCCACTTTGTAGCGGCCCTTGTTCTTGTCGAGGTAGGCCTGCAGCTGGTCGTCGGTTACTTTCACCGCCGAATCGGAGATGGAGAAGTAAGGCACGAACAGGTAGCGCATGGAAGCGCGGGTGTTCTGGTCTTCGTCGAAGCGCTTAGCTTCGGCCGACGTAACGTAGGTGCTCAGCTTGAGCAGGTTGTTGTACTTCTGGCCTACGCGCTCCGGGCCGAGGTTGGCTTCGAAGTTGCGCCAGGCAGCCTGCGCGTCGGGCGGCAGCTTGTCGAGGCCCTGCAGGTACTGGATGATCTTGGCGCGGTCGAACTGGCCGGTCTGCTGGTCGGTGAAGGCCTGGCGGATGCTGGGGTGGATGTTCTTGCCCTGCACCATGTCGGTCAGCTCGTCGTCGGAAACGGACAGGCCGAGCTTGTCGAACTCCTTCTGGAAGGCAATGCGGTAGATGGTCTGGTTCCAGGCCTGGTCACGCAGGTAGCCCATCGTCTGCTCGTCGGGCTGGCGGCCCTGCTGCTGCACGAAGCTCTGCTTGGCCTGCTCCAGGGTGTTGTTGAAATCGGCCAGCTCCACTTTTTCGCCGGCTACTTCGCCCACCACGTTTTCGTTGCGGTTGAAAAGCCGGTTTTTACCCCCGACAAGGTCGCTGCCCACGATGAAGAAGAGCATGCCGATGGCGACAGTGCCCACGGCCCAGCCTGATTTTTCTCGAATCGTGTTAATTAATGCCATTTACTTGTGAAAAAGCGCAGGTTGAAAAAGCGGAAAGAGGTGCAAAATAACCAGAATCCGCGGGAGAATCAAAGGCAACGGGCCGATTGGGTAATCCGGTGAGTTAGTGAAGGCTAGGCTATCATGCCAAAACAGCCTGCCATCCGGCGCAAGGGCAGGACAACAGGCTGTTTCAGGCGGCGGCTATTTGGGGCTAGCCGCGCCGCTTGTTGCGGGGTATGGGCTTGGCGGGCGGCAACGACGCCGCCGGATTTTTGGGTGCCTCTTCGGGTTTGGGCCGCGTGAACCGGTGCAGCATCGTGCACACAAAGGAAATCATGAACAGCCAATAGTTGTCGGTTATGGCATTCTTATCGTTCTGCAACACGGTCTGGTACGCACCGATGACAAACGATACCACGGCCAGCGAAAACAGAATGGTGCGCCCGAGGCCGGGACTCCAAAAGCGTTTCATGCAAGAAAGTTAAGGGGCCGGCTGCGTGGCAGCCTGGTCGATGGTGAACACGCCCTCCGGCTTGAGAATGGTGTAGCGCGAGAAGTCCTGGTTGGCCGTGAGGCCGTAGCCGGTCAGCACCTCGGTGGGCGTCTGGATGCGCACGAGCTGGGTGGTGTCATTGTAGATCAGTTGCTTGTTCTGATCAAAGAACATCTCCTCCGTTTTCATCGACTGCTGCTTTTCCACGTTGCTTACGCGCACGTCGCCGCGAATGAAATACAGGTTTTTGGCCTTGTCGTAGCGGCCGTAGTTGCCGCGCAACGTGTTGAGCACCTTGGCGCCGCCCTCGGTGTAGAAGGTCACGTCGATACCCTTAGGGTAGAGCTTGTCGCCGCTTTCGAACTGCTGCTCCAGCGGGGCCGTGTACTTGATTTGCAGCTTGGCCGAGTCGCTATAGAGCGTCAGCACGTTGGTGGTCTCCAGCAGTGGGCCTTTGTATTCCACCTCCTTTTTGCTGGCCTCCGGGTCCTTTTTCTGGCAGCCAGCCACCAGCAGGCCGGCGGCCAGAAGCGCCACCAGCCCATACCGGCCGAAAGATCTGAACGAGTACGCAGCCATGAGCAGCTTATTCAATGCGACGCTTGATAAACCAGCGGTTGTTGAGCGAGATGCCCAGCTGGGCCCGGATGTAGGTTTCCTGAATGTTGCGCTCGGTGGCACCACTGCTTAGTTGTTGCACATCGGTGTTGCCGCGGCGGCCGTAAGTGAAGCCCATGTTGAGCGTGGTGGCATCAAGCGGCGAGGCCGACACCGGGAACGAGAAGCCCCAGCTCACGGCCCGGTCGTAGAGCACCTGCCCGCCGGGGCGGTAGGGCATTTCGGCCACCGATACGCCGGCCCGGTAGGTTACGCGCCGGAAGTATTTGTCGACGGAAGTTGGGTCGGGGGCAAACTCGCCGCCCAGGCCCGCGCGCCACGTGTTGTTCAGGGGCACGCCCACCGTGCCGCCGCGTTCATTGAACGCCCGAAACTTCGACCATTGCTGGTTGGCGGCATCCACACTCACCGACCAGTTTTTGTTGTTGTCGAGGCTAGCCCCGAACTGAGCCAGCGCCGGCAGGTTGGCCGAACCCTCGCCGCTTTCCAGCACGAGGCTCTCCACCTGGTTGCCGGCAAAGGCCTGGCGGTCCAGCGTGAGGCTCCGCTCGCCGTTCAGCTGTGTCTGAAAGCTGTATACCGCGCCCAGGTTGTAGTTGATGGTGCTGTTGAGCTTGCTGCGGTAGTGCGCCCCGCCCCGGAACTTGAAGTCGGAGTAGTGGATGTGGTCGAGCAGGATGGTTCGTTCCAGCGCGTCGTTGTCGGTCACCACATCGGGCACCACCTGCGTGCCGGTGCTCACATCAATGCTACCAAACACGTAGGAAGCCACCACGCCCACCGACAGGCCTTTGGCCACGCGCACGCCCTGGGCCAGGTAGGCTTCCGACAGCTCGCCTTCACCGCGGAACTGCCGCACTACCTGCGCCAGCGTCGGGTCGTTGTTGACCCGTTGGGCTTCCACCGATTCGAAATCGACGGAGCTGAAGGGCTTGAGGCCGATGGCTGCTCCCCAGCGGCTGGAAAGCGGAACGGCCAGCGCCAGATAATTCAGCTTGCCGGTGCCCGTCTTCTGCGACGTTTGGTTGTTCTCAATGGTTTTGTACTGCCCTACGGCCGTGAACTCCCACGTTGTGCGGTTCATGTAGTAGAGTAGCGCCGGGTTCAGCTCGTTTACCTGGGTGCCGTTGGGGGCCGAAATTCCGACACCGCCCATCCCCATCTGCCGGACACCACCCGAGTTGAAGTACGTGTCGCCCAGCCCGAGGCGGGAATAAGGAGAATTGCCCAGGCCCTGGCCCTGGCCGCGTGTGGCAGCCCCAAGGCTCAGCAGCGTTAGGCCCAGCAGCCCGGCGTATTTAGAGTTCAACATTGTATGCCAATATACGGTGGAGCCCAATCAGCACGAGCTCCGGAATGCCAAAGATAGGGCCTTTCAGCCGGGGTTGGAAAAAAGCCGCGTCGCCGCCGGCCAGCACCACGCTGAGCCCCGGATACTGCGCCTGGTAGCTGGCAATGAAGCCGTTCACTTCGGCCACAGCCCCATTGAGTACCCCACTTCGGATGGCCGAAGTGGTATCGTCGCCGGTGAGGGGCAGCGGGGCCGCGCCGTCAGGGGGAATTTCTACCAGCGGCAGGCGACCCGTAAACGTATGCAGCGCCCGAAAACGCATGTGCAGGCCCGGCGCAATACTGCCCCCCCGAAACGTGTGCCCGCCTTCCACCAAGTCGCACTTGATGGCCGTGCCGGCATCCACAATCAGCGTGTGCTGATTGGGTCGCAGCCAGGCCGCCCCTACCGCCGCCGCCAGCCGGTCGGCGCCCAGCGTGTGCGGGGTGGCGTAGGCGTTGCGCAGCGGCAGCGGCGTGGCAGCGGGGCTGAACTCCAGCACCGTGCCCGGCAACCGCCGGCGCAGTGTAGCCGCCCAGTCGGCGGTAGGCTCCGCCACTGAGGCTACGATGGCGTGCTGCGGCTGCAGTCGTTCCACAGCGGCCATCACCTGTGCCGCCGTCTGGCCGGTGGCCGTTTCCAGCAGCACGGGCCCGTCGAAGCAGCCGTATTTCACAGCCGTATTCCCAATATCAAGGGCAAACGTGCGCAAGTCAGGTAAGCGTGAAAGGTGAACAACAAAAAAGTGGCGGGATGATGCGCACCGCAGGAGCCAGGCAGGCCGTCGGGCCGGGCAGCTAACACCGGCAAAACAACCTCCTTCTCTCCTACCGTTCGCGCATCATTCCGCCACTAAGAGCCACACCGCCGGTCGGCGGTTGCGTATTACATGAAATACTTCAGGCGAATCACTTCCTTCTCATTGAGGAAGCGCCACTTGCCGCGCGGCAGGTCCTTTTTGGTGAGGCCCGCGTACTGCACCCGGTCCAGCGACACCACGTCGTAGCCAAGGTGCTCGAAGATGCGGCGTACAATCCGGTTCCGCCCGATGTGGATTTCGATGCCCACAAAGTGCGGGTTGCCGGCCACTACGGCCACATCGTCCACTTCGGCCTTGCCATCTTCCAGCTCGATGCCGGCCGCAATCATGCCCAGATGCTCCTCGGTGAGCGGCTTGTCGAGCTCGGCCTGGTAGATCTTCTTGTTGCGGTGCGAAGGGTGCGAGAGTTTCTGGGCCACTTCGCCGTCGTTGGTGAATAGCAGCAGACCCGTAGTGTTGCGGTCGAGGCGGCCCACCGGGAAGATGCGTTCCTTTGACGACTCCTTCACCAGATCCATCACCGTGCGGCGGCCTTCGGGGTCTTCGGTGGTCGTGATGGTGTCTTTGGGCTTGTTGAGCAGCACATACACCAGCTTCTCGCGGTTGAGGTTGGTTTTGCCGTACTGCACGGTGTCGGTCGGCTGCACTTTGTAGCCCATTTCCGTCACCACTTCGCCGTTCACCTTGATTTCGCCGGCCGCAATCAGCGAGTCGGCTTCACGGCGCGAGCACACGCCCGCGTTGGCGATGTAGCGGTTCAGGCGCAGCTCGTCGCCTTTCACGTCTTCCTCTTCGCGGCGGCGCTTGTTGCCGCGGCTTTTGTCGTCCTCGTAGTGCTTGAGGTTTTTGTAGTCGGGAGCCTGGCCGGCCACCTCGCCGCGCTTCAACTTGTCGGCGCGGTTGGGCGTGGAGGCGTCATGGCCGAAACGCTTGGGGGCCGGACGCTCCGGACGCGTGCCATACGGGCGGGCGTCGCGGTCAGCATCCGAGGCACCACGGCTTGGCTCGCGGCGGTCGGCGCTGTTGCGGTTACCGAAGCCACCTTCCGAACGGTCGTTGAAGCTGCGGTTGCCGAAGGCCGGACGCTCGCCGGTGCTGCGGGGCTTGAAGCCCGACTCGCGGCGGTCGTTGAACGCACCACGCGGCCGGTCGCCGAAATCGGCGCCACGCTCGGGGCGGGGGCTGGCGGGGCGCTCGGCGTCGAGGCCCTCGGGGCGGCTGCGGAAGTCAAACGGGCGGGCCGGCCGGATAGCGCGGTCCGGGCCCTGGTCGTTGGCATCCTCGGGGCGTGGGGTCTGCTCGAAGCTGGCCGGGCGCGGCGTGTAGCCCGTGGGGGCATCTGGCTGGTTGGGATCAGCTTTCACAAACTTGCGGTTCCGCTCACCAGCAGCACCGCGGGGTACCGCCGGGCGGCCTTCCTGGCGGTAGGGCTGGCCGTCCCAAGTTTTGCGCGGCTCAAACGGCCGCACCGGGCGGTCGTCGTTGTCGCGGCGCGGGGCCGAGTTGAAGCCACCACGGCGGTCGTCGTCGCGACGGCCACCACCTCCGAAACCACCGCTGCGGCGGTCGTCGTTGTCGCCGCGTGGGCCGCCGAAGCCGCCGCTGCGACGGTCATTGTTGTTGCCGCGGGCAGCCCCAAAGCCACCGCTCCGGCTGTCTTCCCGGCGCGAGCCGCCCCGGTCGAAGTCGCGGCCACCCGATGGGCGGCTGCCAAACGAACGGCTGTCGCCGCCGTTGGTGTCGCGGGGGCGGGAGTTGCCACCGAAGCCACCTTCGTTGCGGCCGCCGAAGCTGCCGCCGCCACTGCCAAACTTCTTGGGGCCGCCGAAGCCGCTGCCGCCCGTGCGGTCAGCGGGGCCACGCCCGAAGGAAGGACGCGACGAGAAGTCGCCGCGGGGTGCGTCGCCGGACCGGCCGGCGGGCCGGTCACGGTCGCCGCCAAAGCGGGGCGGGCGGCCTTCGCCGGCCGCGCCACTGCCCGCGCCACGCGGAGCGGAGAATTTCTGATAAAAGCCGGAGCCGCCAGCGCTGCTGGAAGGACGGTCGGAGCGGCCGCGGCCGCCGGCTGCATTGCCGGAATTGTGCTTCTTGCCCATGGTTGCAAGGATGAGTGCCGTATCGCTACGGTACAGGTGAAAACAGATGGTTCAGTAAGATAGCCGGTTGGGCCCCGATATCAACGAACCCAACCAGAAAACAGTGCCCGGGCTCACGGCCTGACTTCCACGCAATGGGAAGGCCGGCCGAAAACCCGGGCGCTGGTACTAAAGCCGTCGGAACTAGTCGCGACGAGCCATTTTGGCTTCAATGGAGTGTTGGGTGTGCGGTACGGCGCGCAGCCGCTCTTTCGGAATCAGCTTGCCGGTACCGATGCATACGCCGTAGGTGCCGTTCTTGATGCGCACCAGCGCATTCTCGAGCTGCTGGATGAACTTCATCTGGCGCGAAGCCAGCTGGTTGAGGCTCTCCTTCTCGGCCGTGTCGGCGCCATCTTCCAGCACCTTGCTCGATGAGGCGGTGTTGTCGGTACCCGAGTCGTTTTTGCGGCTCAGGGTCTCCTTGATGAAGGATACTTCTTTGCGGGCGGCAGTCAGCTTATCCTGAATGATTTGCTCAAACTCGGCCAAATCCTCTCTGGAATAGCGTATGGTTTCGTCACTCATGTCGGGGTCAGAAAAAGTAAACTAAGAATGGGAGAGAGAAAATGCTACGAATAAAAGTGGCGGGCCTCCGTCCGGATGTTTGCGCTAACAGCAGGCTGCAGAAATTAGTTTATCCCTGTGCCTGCACCGCAGGCGGTATCTGCCTGAACGCAACGGGCCCTACCCCCTTTTTCGGGCGCAAAGCTACGCTTTTGTCTGACAATCACTTGGTGTATGCCTGGTTTTTGGCGTTGCGCGGCCCCGGCCTCAGAAGCTTAGCATATGGATGGCCGCCACGGCCCCTTCCACGCCTTTGTTGCCGTGCTTGCCGCCGGCCCGGTCCCAGGCCTGCTCCAGGGTGTTGGTGGTCACCAGGCCGAAGATGACTGGCTTGTTGAACTTGAGGCCCACGTTGGTGATGCCGCTGGCCACGGCGTGGCAGATGTAGTCGTCGTGCTTGGTTTCGCCCTGGATGACCACGCCCAGGCAGATGACAGCGTCAATCTGCTCGTGCTGGGCCAGCAGCTGCGCGCCCAGCGTCAGCTCGAAGCTGCCGGGCACGGTGTTACGGAAGATGTTCTCTTCCTTGGCGCCGTGCTTGATAAGCGTATCGTAGGCGCCCTGCGCCAGCGTGTCGGTGATTTCGCGGTTCCACTCAGCCACCACCAGCCCGAACCGTTTGTCGGAAATGTCGATGAAATGGTCGGAGTTGTAGTCGCTCAGGTTTTTGAGGGCAGTCGCCATCGCAGATTTTGCAGATTAAGAGTGATTACTCGGATTCAGATAGGATACAACGGCGCGTATCCTTTGTTGGCAGCCCGCAGGCCGGAGTTGTGTGGCAGCTAACATGAAAAAGGAAAGGACGGTACCGGACCGTCCTTTCCTCTGTTATCTGTGCAATCCGGCAAACTGCAATATTACTTGCCGCTCAGGGCTTCTACGCGGGCCTTGTACTGGCGGGCCTCGTTCACCTCAAACGAGGCAGGGTACTCCGTGATGATACGGTCATATGCCTTGAGGGCACCTTCTGTGTCTTTGGCCAGCTCGCGGGCGGTGGCTTCCTTCAGCAGGTATACCGGCGTGAACTGCTCGTTGGCGTTGTGGTTGGCGGCCTTGCTGTAGAAGTCGGCGGCTTCCTGAGGTTTGTTCATCTCCAGGTTGGCGTCGCCGAGCAGCGAGTAGGCGCGGGCCTGCACCAGCAGATCGTCGGACGAGAAGTCTTCGAGGTAGTCGGCGGCGGCTTTGTACTGGCCTTGCTTGAGGGCAGCCACGCCGGCGTAGAAGTTGGCGAGGTTGCCGGCCTTAGTGCCGCCATACTCGTTGGCTACGGTTTCTAGGCCGGGGTTCTGGCCGTCACCTTTCATGGCCTTCTGCAGCGAGTCAGCCTCCCAATAGTTCACGGCCTGGAACATC
Proteins encoded in this region:
- a CDS encoding peptidylprolyl isomerase, whose product is MALINTIREKSGWAVGTVAIGMLFFIVGSDLVGGKNRLFNRNENVVGEVAGEKVELADFNNTLEQAKQSFVQQQGRQPDEQTMGYLRDQAWNQTIYRIAFQKEFDKLGLSVSDDELTDMVQGKNIHPSIRQAFTDQQTGQFDRAKIIQYLQGLDKLPPDAQAAWRNFEANLGPERVGQKYNNLLKLSTYVTSAEAKRFDEDQNTRASMRYLFVPYFSISDSAVKVTDDQLQAYLDKNKGRYKVEDGRTIEYVSVPVTASVEDSTAARQAVDQLATQFASAPNDSLFVKLNSDQPYSAAYVSPADMPEKLRQQLPLTVGKVYGPFSENGTTSLFKVTGAKAGAQAAARASHILIKPEGTTPEADAAAKVKATDILNKIKGGADFAALARQFGTDGTTATGGDLGWFQQGRMVPEFEKAVFGATSAGLLPSLVKTSFGYHIVKITAPKTSQTYQVAAVQKRITPSEATNEAAYAKAQALKGEMTDLESFRKAVAKDKTLQKQEAKGLGRGERAVNNLQNAREIVRWAYGTAGKETAIGDVSEVFDMGDQYVIAVLTGERSKGTADVASLKPELQAAVRNEEKAKQIMAKLQGKTGTLEQIAATYGAQAQVKTADNVVLGTGTIPGLGAEPLAVGKVFGLKAGQKSAPIQGEQGVLIVEPVSVQKPAAAAADVAAIKKQLQAQRQGRADGLIYEAVKANANIKDERNKFF
- a CDS encoding tetratricopeptide repeat protein, which encodes MSKIPYTGKTPGARQPQQPVSADPLGQETYATEHPMLEDPDALAVRLADSEDFLRRNKNVLLGLLTVVVLAIVGAFAFYTWRSSQDTKAQAVMFQAVNYWEADSLQKAMKGDGQNPGLETVANEYGGTKAGNLANFYAGVAALKQGQYKAAADYLEDFSSDDLLVQARAYSLLGDANLEMNKPQEAADFYSKAANHNANEQFTPVYLLKEATARELAKDTEGALKAYDRIITEYPASFEVNEARQYKARVEALSGK
- the lptC gene encoding LPS export ABC transporter periplasmic protein LptC — encoded protein: MAAYSFRSFGRYGLVALLAAGLLVAGCQKKDPEASKKEVEYKGPLLETTNVLTLYSDSAKLQIKYTAPLEQQFESGDKLYPKGIDVTFYTEGGAKVLNTLRGNYGRYDKAKNLYFIRGDVRVSNVEKQQSMKTEEMFFDQNKQLIYNDTTQLVRIQTPTEVLTGYGLTANQDFSRYTILKPEGVFTIDQAATQPAP
- a CDS encoding type III pantothenate kinase, whose protein sequence is MRTFALDIGNTAVKYGCFDGPVLLETATGQTAAQVMAAVERLQPQHAIVASVAEPTADWAATLRRRLPGTVLEFSPAATPLPLRNAYATPHTLGADRLAAAVGAAWLRPNQHTLIVDAGTAIKCDLVEGGHTFRGGSIAPGLHMRFRALHTFTGRLPLVEIPPDGAAPLPLTGDDTTSAIRSGVLNGAVAEVNGFIASYQAQYPGLSVVLAGGDAAFFQPRLKGPIFGIPELVLIGLHRILAYNVEL
- the ribH gene encoding 6,7-dimethyl-8-ribityllumazine synthase; its protein translation is MATALKNLSDYNSDHFIDISDKRFGLVVAEWNREITDTLAQGAYDTLIKHGAKEENIFRNTVPGSFELTLGAQLLAQHEQIDAVICLGVVIQGETKHDDYICHAVASGITNVGLKFNKPVIFGLVTTNTLEQAWDRAGGKHGNKGVEGAVAAIHMLSF
- a CDS encoding pseudouridine synthase; translated protein: MGKKHNSGNAAGGRGRSDRPSSSAGGSGFYQKFSAPRGAGSGAAGEGRPPRFGGDRDRPAGRSGDAPRGDFSSRPSFGRGPADRTGGSGFGGPKKFGSGGGSFGGRNEGGFGGNSRPRDTNGGDSRSFGSRPSGGRDFDRGGSRREDSRSGGFGAARGNNNDRRSGGFGGPRGDNDDRRSGGFGGGGRRDDDRRGGFNSAPRRDNDDRPVRPFEPRKTWDGQPYRQEGRPAVPRGAAGERNRKFVKADPNQPDAPTGYTPRPASFEQTPRPEDANDQGPDRAIRPARPFDFRSRPEGLDAERPASPRPERGADFGDRPRGAFNDRRESGFKPRSTGERPAFGNRSFNDRSEGGFGNRNSADRREPSRGASDADRDARPYGTRPERPAPKRFGHDASTPNRADKLKRGEVAGQAPDYKNLKHYEDDKSRGNKRRREEEDVKGDELRLNRYIANAGVCSRREADSLIAAGEIKVNGEVVTEMGYKVQPTDTVQYGKTNLNREKLVYVLLNKPKDTITTTEDPEGRRTVMDLVKESSKERIFPVGRLDRNTTGLLLFTNDGEVAQKLSHPSHRNKKIYQAELDKPLTEEHLGMIAAGIELEDGKAEVDDVAVVAGNPHFVGIEIHIGRNRIVRRIFEHLGYDVVSLDRVQYAGLTKKDLPRGKWRFLNEKEVIRLKYFM
- a CDS encoding TraR/DksA family transcriptional regulator; its protein translation is MSDETIRYSREDLAEFEQIIQDKLTAARKEVSFIKETLSRKNDSGTDNTASSSKVLEDGADTAEKESLNQLASRQMKFIQQLENALVRIKNGTYGVCIGTGKLIPKERLRAVPHTQHSIEAKMARRD
- a CDS encoding OmpP1/FadL family transporter, translating into MLNSKYAGLLGLTLLSLGAATRGQGQGLGNSPYSRLGLGDTYFNSGGVRQMGMGGVGISAPNGTQVNELNPALLYYMNRTTWEFTAVGQYKTIENNQTSQKTGTGKLNYLALAVPLSSRWGAAIGLKPFSSVDFESVEAQRVNNDPTLAQVVRQFRGEGELSEAYLAQGVRVAKGLSVGVVASYVFGSIDVSTGTQVVPDVVTDNDALERTILLDHIHYSDFKFRGGAHYRSKLNSTINYNLGAVYSFQTQLNGERSLTLDRQAFAGNQVESLVLESGEGSANLPALAQFGASLDNNKNWSVSVDAANQQWSKFRAFNERGGTVGVPLNNTWRAGLGGEFAPDPTSVDKYFRRVTYRAGVSVAEMPYRPGGQVLYDRAVSWGFSFPVSASPLDATTLNMGFTYGRRGNTDVQQLSSGATERNIQETYIRAQLGISLNNRWFIKRRIE